A stretch of the Neisseria sp. DTU_2020_1000833_1_SI_GRL_NUU_006 genome encodes the following:
- a CDS encoding LysR family transcriptional regulator, translating into MQDIKPLLVFAAVLEHGSMNAAAAALGMTPSAVSQHINRLETLHGIKLLNRSTRSLSPTDAGRALGEYCRRLAATLTDTRTVIDNLKTEPVGELRISLTSSVISSRAFQTAFARLQTEFPKIRPVLNFSDTLDDLQHNQTDIAIRGGDRALDDPNLVARHLVTWPYTICAAPDYLDRHPPITHPSQLHAHRWLHFLPVRTTLQHGGESYFLDIADSIACTHLAAVRSLTESGFGLSLQVGGEVREKIAQGRLKTVLPEWTLPPVSLYLVTPYRVQSAKTEAAVRIFTESFAKEADA; encoded by the coding sequence ATGCAAGACATCAAACCCCTGCTCGTTTTCGCCGCCGTCCTCGAACACGGCAGTATGAACGCCGCTGCTGCCGCTCTGGGCATGACCCCGTCTGCCGTCAGCCAGCACATCAACCGCCTCGAAACCCTGCACGGCATCAAGCTGTTAAACCGCAGCACGCGCAGCCTTTCGCCGACCGATGCCGGCCGCGCTTTGGGCGAATACTGCCGCCGCCTCGCCGCCACCCTTACCGATACGCGTACCGTTATCGACAATCTGAAAACCGAACCCGTCGGCGAATTGCGTATCTCCCTAACATCCAGCGTTATCAGTTCCCGCGCTTTTCAGACGGCGTTTGCAAGATTGCAAACCGAGTTTCCCAAAATCCGCCCCGTCCTCAATTTCAGCGATACCTTGGACGACCTGCAACACAATCAGACCGACATCGCCATACGCGGCGGCGACCGCGCTTTGGATGATCCCAACCTTGTCGCGCGCCATCTCGTTACTTGGCCGTACACCATTTGCGCCGCGCCCGATTATCTCGACCGCCATCCGCCCATCACCCATCCCTCGCAGCTTCACGCCCACCGCTGGCTGCACTTCCTGCCCGTGCGCACGACCTTGCAACACGGCGGCGAAAGCTATTTCCTCGACATCGCCGACAGCATTGCCTGCACGCATCTTGCCGCCGTGCGCAGCCTGACCGAAAGCGGTTTCGGTTTGTCTTTGCAAGTGGGCGGCGAAGTTCGGGAAAAAATCGCCCAAGGTCGTCTGAAAACCGTTTTGCCCGAATGGACGCTGCCGCCGGTCAGCCTCTATTTGGTGACGCCTTATCGCGTCCAGTCCGCCAAAACCGAAGCCGCCGTCCGTATCTTCACGGAAAGTTTCGCCAAGGAAGCAGACGCATGA
- a CDS encoding GIY-YIG nuclease family protein, with product MNAENWCVYLILCENGALYCGISNRPQERFAAHLAGKGAKYTRLNKPTAMRIVSDDLSKSEALKQEIAIKKLTAGKKRELWEAVAGNIFPIQ from the coding sequence ATGAACGCGGAAAATTGGTGCGTTTACCTGATTCTGTGTGAAAACGGCGCGCTTTACTGCGGCATCAGCAACCGCCCGCAAGAGCGGTTCGCTGCCCACCTCGCCGGCAAAGGCGCGAAATATACGCGGCTGAACAAACCGACGGCGATGCGTATCGTTTCAGACGACCTCTCCAAAAGCGAGGCGCTGAAACAGGAAATCGCCATCAAAAAACTGACGGCAGGGAAGAAGCGGGAATTGTGGGAAGCGGTGGCGGGAAATATTTTCCCTATCCAATAG